A window of Variovorax sp. HW608 genomic DNA:
GCCGGCGGCGATCACTTTCAGCTCGTCGCGGTAATACGTCGACCATTGAAAGATGTGCCACTCACTTAGTTCAGCGAATCTGCTGTCCAAGGAAGCGACGAAATGCTGCAGACGGATTGGGTGTGCGGGGTGACTGGACGTGTCAGACTCCGTGTCCGTGCCGGCGACCTTGCCACTGCGCCGCAAGCGGCCGTCAAGTTCCTCGCTAAGCAAGCGGCGCTTCTTCGGCATGAATCTGCCGATGATTTCCTTGATGGGATCGTGCAGCCGCTGGATGTCAACCTGGCTGCACTGCTGGAACAGGCTGACCAGGTTGTCGAACGCGTCGTTGTATCTGTGCCGAGAAATCAACTCTTCGGCTTCGGCAAGAACTGCCTCGATGGACTTGGTCATTTCCGCTTGAGATTCGAAGATATAGGGGCAATCGGACAAATGGAATATATGGCCGTCACGACGGCGTCCCGAAGGAAACCTCCGAGTCTGCCATGGTGCGCATCGTGACCAAAAGTCGGTACGCGTGGCCAGACGGCCCAAGCTTTCCCATCGGCAAGAGCTTCACGGAAACATCGAGGTCATCTAGAACTCCGTGAATTCACGCGCCGACCAAGGCGGTCTGCACGTCGTCAAGACAGGCCTTGGAAAAGCTGGGGAATCGCTTGAACGCCGGAACCAGCGCCCTCGCCAAACAGGAGAATCTCGGTCGAGACATGAACTTGGAACTTCGCCTTTATGGCGTCTCCAGAAACGAGGGCTTGAGTGCTGTCGAGGTGATTCTCTTGTTGTGTCATCGGTCCAAGGAGTCGGTTCTCACCAACTGGTTCCAGCATGAGCGGATCTGCGAACCACCGCTGGAGGAACAACCAGAGGGCCATGATGAAAGGCGGTGCTGGCCATGTCGGCGATTTGTGCTAGCCGCTCAATGGTCCACCTTGGTGGTCGGCAGCAGCGTCGCCGGACTCGTCCAACGACTTCTCCAGCTCGGCAAAGAAACCCTGAACTGAATCGATCAGAGGCTTGTTTTGTTCGACCTGGGTGACGTAGAAAAGAAGCGCCTGAACCGCATTCCGCTGTTTCAATGCATCCCACAAGCGGACGCGATCTATCAGATCCTGCTTGGTCACTGGCTCAAGACCCAGATCAACGAGCGCCTTTCTGGCCTCGTCTTCGAACGACAAGGCGACCACTAGTCCGAGCGCTCGATGGCGAGTCACGAGATTGGCAAACTCGGTGAAATCGGAAACGTCTTCTGTTTTCACCTTGAACTGCTTCACCTCGGCAGCAAGGACGAGAATCTCACCATCGCGCGCGTCGACGTCGCCTACCTTGCCGATACGCTTGCTTCCAGTCCGAACCTTATGTACCTGGACCTGCAGGTGAGGCGAGTCGGCGCGCACCCACGCGAAGACCGTACCCTGATAGGCGGCTCCTGAGCGATCCCCGCCCTTCGTGAAGTCGTACTTCTCCAGGAAGAGGCGAAACCGCGGAGGCTCACGCTTCAGTGTGCTGGCATCGACCTCGTGGGACGCGAAGTGATCCAGGGTGAACGCCCGAACGCGTTGCTCCAACAAGCTCAGCTGCTTGTTTGGCATGCCGACCAACCCGGCGAGCCAATGCTCATAGTCGCCCCAGGCCTGAGTAGCGTGAGGCGCCATACTAGGGTAATCGAACCTGCTGTGCTCTCCGCGGGCCCACTTCTCGAAGCGCGAGTAGGCTGGGCGAATACTGAGGGTCGTATCGGGTCCCGTGGCAACGATCAGCGTGTTCGCCTTTCCGCCGTCATGCGTTCGCTCTTGACGAGGGAAGTCTTGGAGAAAAGCGTCCAGGCTATTGTAAAGACGGCCTTGCGCACGAACCTGATTGATGAGGTCGATGAATGCGACGAGAAGCCCAGGCAGGAACTGGCGTCGCTTCCGGGGATTCGTCTGCGTTACCGCAGCGACCATCTCCTGAAATATCTCATCTGCGCTCATCGCACGACGAGGTTTGCCAACTGGGGAATCGCTCTCGACGCCATCGCGAAGTAGGTCGGATCACGTTCGGTTCCGATGGCCGAATATCCGACGCTGGCGGCGGCAGCGAGGGTAGAACCGCTGCCGGAGAACGGGTCGTAAATGACCCCGTTCCCCATCGGAAGCGCTGCGCGCACGATGTGTCGCATCAGCTTTTGCGGCTTGATCGACGGGTGGGGCGCGAGTTCACGCTCGTGCGGCCTGGCCGGCGCACACTCGAAAACGTCCCAGAAGGGCTCGTCACCAGCGGTGCGCATGAACCCGCCAGTGCCCCACTTGCGCAGGTTCGCCGCGACCGTGCTTTCCGAGATTGGCTTGCGGAACAGGCCCCACGGTTCCCATCCTGACCGGGGCATGACACTCACGTCGGGAAACTCGTCCTCCGCCCCCTTTGGTCGATCGCCGCCTCGCAGTGTTGCGACAAGACGAATCAGTTCTCCGCGTTTTTCGAGTCCCGACGACTCGAGGGCTGCGAACGTCGTGCTCGAGACCAGTGGGTTGGAGGCAATGATGAGATGGCCCCCAGGCACGAGAATGCGACGCGCTTGATGTGCGAAGGCCTTGAAGAAGGTTGTGAGCGCTTCCCTCTCGGCCGGCGTGAGCACCGTGAAGCGAGGTAACGGCGCGCGCCGCGCCCCATCAAACGACGGGGGAATTCTCCATACGCCGCCCTTGCCGGACCGCAGTTTCAAGTGGTCTGTCGGCTCGTACTCTTTCAGACCATATGGTGGGTCCGTCACGATCGCATGCACGGAATTCTCATCGCGCTCGGTCATCCATTGGAGCGAGTCAGCGAGGATGAGTTGGATGCGAGGCAGGACATTGACCTCGGGGAAGCGACCCTCTATGGCCGTCGCGGTCGCGCCGATCACGGGGCGGGGGAGGTTTTTGGATTTGATTCCCATGAGCGAATCAGAGTGTAAGGGGAAGCGGCACGCAAGCCCCTGCGGGGCGCGCAGTTCGTGCGCCTTCGAAACCGTGGGACAGACCAGACGACCAAGATATCCGACGCTCGGCGCCGAAGTTGATTGCTGCCACTCCAGCCTGGATGGCGGGTCCAGATCGATGGCAGGCCCGGCAGTCACGAAAGGTATAGCGCTCGTTCAGATGCACATGCCGCCGAGTCTCCGGCGACGCTGAGGTACTCGTATGAGCGGTTTCCGCTAGCGACGCCGATCCTTGCGCGCGCCAACTTTCCCGCCTCAGCCGGACATGGGGCGGCAATCAATGGCGGATGCCTTCCGGAAGGCCCGGCGAAGAGTTGCACGGACCCTGGGCCTGCCGGCCGCCGTGATCGCATTCGGCGCGCGCCGCCCTCCCCTTTCGCGTTGGCTACACGCCGAGGGCCCCCGCAGGCGCGATCCCCGCGCACGGAATCCGTCAGAAGCCAAAAACATCCCATTCATAACTGTCGACGTCGGCTTTCCTTGCCGTGTGAGCGCATACTCTCTTGTCGACGGACACGGTAGTTCGCTCACCCGTCGGCGCCCGCCCAAAACCCCTGCATCGCCCGCAGCCGCTCCTGCTTCTCGGTTGTCAGATACCCCGAGGTCGTGCCGATCGAGGCATGCCCCAGGTTGTTCTGGATGACCTGGATCGGCACGGGCGCATGCCCCGGCCGCCCATTGAGCGCATGCGTGCCATGCGTATGCCGCAGCCAATGCGTGCTTGCACGCCGCAGGCGCTCGGCCGCCGCGCCATCTTGGCTCGGCAGTTGCTCGGCGCATCGCGCGAACGCCGCCTTCATGGCCTTGTAGAGCCCGGAGGCCGTCCAAGGCTGAAGCGCGGCTGCCCCCGGCTCTTCGAAACTCGCCAGGATGGCGACCTCTGCGTTCTCCGGCGCGTCTGGCTCGCGCGCATTCCCGCAGCCAACTAGCGCCTTCCCGAGCTCCGCGACCAGGTGATCCGGAATCGGTACCTGCCGGTATTTGTCGCCCTTGCCGATCACATTGAGGAGCCACCCCCGGCCTTCGCTGCCTTCCGCGTCCGTATATACGAACTGCTCGAGGTGCGCGCAGCGCGCAGCGCAGATCTCGGCCGTGCGCAGGCCCGTCGCATAGAGCCAGCGCACCGCCCGCGCGGTGCGCTCGCGGCTGGCGCGCTCTGAACTAGCATCGCTGCGCACGAACGCTTCGAACTGCTCCCACTGCTCGACCGACAGCGAGCGATTGGAACCAAGCGGCCGCGCCGGCGAGCGCGGGGATGAAACCGCGGCGAACGGGTTGCCCGTGACGTAGTGCTGCGCAACGAGAAAGGCGTAGAGGCTGCGCACGATGGTCAACGACTGGCGCAGGGCCACGGCAGAGAGCGGTCCTTCCAGCGGCCGCCATAGGGGCGACCAGCGCTGGCGATGCCGCGGGCCGCACCACGCCTCCGGCGGCGCCTGCAGGAAGCTCGCGAAAGCCATCGCATCCTCGACGGTGAGCGAGGACAACGCCTTGCCGCGCTCCAAGATCGCCCACAACAGCAGGCGCTCGGCCTCCTTGCGGTAGGAGCGCTGGGTGGCGCTTTCCGGTTCACCTCCCTTCGCTCCCGCCCTGACGTCATCGGCACCCCCGAGACGTCCTTTCGAGTTCAGCCAAGCGGCGATCGCGCCATAGTCGTTGTCGGCTTCCAGCAGGCATTGCTCGCGCGCGGCCCGGAACCGCCCTTCCCTGCCGCTGAGCTCGCTCGGTACGACGAATTTTTCCAGAGGAACCAGCGCCGTCGCGAGCGGCACCACGCGCGCGAGCTCCGCCGGCGCGAGTTGCGTGCGGGCCTTGAGCGCCTGCGCGCCGATGCACAGCCCGATCGAGCCCTCGTGCAGCCGCAGCCACTCGACGATGCGCTCGGCCTTGAGGGCGCCTACGCCCTGCACGCCGGTCCACCAGCGCGCGCCGATGCCGTTGACGCGCTCGATCAGGGTGAACAGGGTGGGCATGCCCGCGGCCTCGATCCGGTCGGCCAGCGACGGCATGAGCCAGGAATGCACGCCGTCGCCGGCGCGCGGCTCGTCGGCCGCCACGCTCTCGAGCCAGCGCAACGCCTCGAGCTGGCGCGCAATGAGCCGTGCACGACGCGAGCCCAAGCGCGCGGCGGCGCCAAACTCCTGCTCGTACGCTTCGGTCTGCTCGGATTCGGAGAATTCCTCCAGGCCTCGCTCGGCTGCGAACTCGGCCAGCGTCGGCACGGCCGCGCCCTCCCCCAGCTGCTGCGCGTCAATGAGGACCAGGCGCGCGGTGCCGAGCCTGGCCTCGCGTCGCGCGGCGGCGGCGAACTCGGCGCGGATCCAGGCGATCGTGCCGCGCACGCGCCGCAGGTCGACGCTTTCGCCTTCGAGGCGCAGGTAGCGCTCCCAGCTCGCGCGCAGGTCCACTCCCTGCACCACCGCGCGCATGAAGGCGAAGTGGTCGCGGTGCAGTTTGCGGGCGCGGGAGGCTTTCACGTTATGGGGAAAAAGTCTCGGATATCGGCAAGTACCGGCTGTTTGCTCTGCACCATCACCTCCAGCATCGCCTGCTTGACGCCGCCGAGTTCGACGAGGGGCAGCTTGACTGTTGCCATGCGCTGCGGATCGCACCAGTGTGCATCCACGTCGAGGGAGGCATGGTTACGACAGACGAAAGGTCGTTGCTCATAAATTGAGCAGGCGTCCTCTTTGAGGAACGGGCATGCGACACCTGCGAACTTGCCATCGTCATAGCGCAAGCTACGGGTCAGAGCTCGAGCTTTTCGACCGGTCGCCCGTTCGATGCGCGCCGCCTCAATGCTGCTGATCTGGACGTTCATGCGACAGCAGTCAGCACATCCTTCGCGGCAGGCCACGTACGGCGCCCGCAGCGCCGAGTATTCGTCGACCAAAGCGTAGATCCGTCCGAGCTTCGTTTGCAGGCTTGCGTTCTCGCCGCGAATGCGCGCAGGCAAGCCGTCTTCACGGGCTTTGAAATCATCTGGCAACGCGGACAGGAGTGCGTCTCGGCGCACTTGCATGCGTGCCTTCGTCGCTTCGACACTGTGGTCGATTTCCATGGTCATCCCTCGAACTTAAAGAGTTGGGCGATCCTCGGGATCGCCTCGGCAAAGGTCAGCGGTTGATACTCGCGCCCAGCGCCGAGCACGAACACGAACACGAACCCGATCGAACTCATGGGGGATCCTTCTCCAATTTTCTTTTTGATGAGCGAAGCCTATGCGAACAGCGCCAGCACGGCAAGCGAGATTCAATCGGATGATAACTCGCATAATCATCCGTATGATTTCTGGAACGCCCAGCACATCCCGCCGCCGCGTGAAGCCGTCCGCGTGAAGCCGTCCGCGAGATGATGCCCGTGCTCTTCGAGCTCTTGCGCGATGAGAGATCGGCCGCAGTGCGCGCGGTCCTCGGCCACTTCGCGTTCGTCTTCATTCACCCGTACGTAGACGGCAATGGACGTCTCGGGCGATTCATCATGAACGCGATGCTGGCCTCGGGTGGGTTTCCTTGGACCCTGCTGCGCCTCGAGGACCGAGACGCCACATGACGGCGCTCGACGCAGCAAGCAGCAAGCAGCAAGCAGCAAGCAGCAAGGGTGACATCCGGCCATTCGCAACGTTCGTCGCCCAGAACCTGACAATGCCAGGGAGGCGCAGGCCGCCTCGCCACCGGACACGTTGGACGCGCACGACGAAGAGGATCAGCAGCAACCGCCGCACGGATGAGCGTCCTTCTCGAGGCGTCTGAACGCGAGGCATCAGGGAGCGGAATCGGGATTGAGCGGAACACAAGGTTCGGCGATCAACCGTCCGCTCGACTGACCTCTCACCTGCTCATTTCGCGAGTGGGCTTGTGCACCATTGCTGCTCGCAAGGCACGCCATCGTGATTCCCATCCATCCGGGTGCCGGGACAGTTCTTCAAGAAGAACTTGGCCTCGGCGCACGAAGTCATCTGTGAGCAATAGGTGCGTCCGTCGCATCGGAAGTTGCTCTGCGCAGATTCCGTGACCGCGGCGTTCTGAATCACGCTGGCCGAAGCTGGCTGGATCCGCGCGACATGACGCTGGTACTGCACATATCCGAACGCCCCGATCGCAAACACGAGCACGACAGAGATCAGCGCCTGCACCGGTGAGCGCCTTGCGTGATTGGTTCGCATCTGCGCTCGAGGATACGTCGATGGCTTTCCGAGTGCCTGCCGGTAGACATTCACCGCCTGCGGCTTTCCGTCCTTCCCACGGCCCAACTCGTAGGTCAGCGTCTCGCCCACCGTTGGACGAGAGTCGTCTCTCGGGAAAGCGCTGATGTGCACAAACAGCTCGCGCCCGCCATCACGCGGAGCAATGAAGCCGAATCCACGTTCGTCATTCCAGCTAATGAGTTTGCCGACGAGTGTCATATCTGGCCGAGTCTAAGGCCAGGGCCAAGAGCATCCTCATCCCCCTTTGGGAAATTTCGCGCTACGACTGAGATTTGCTTTATAGACACAACGGCCTGCGCGGCATAAAAGGAAGGTCTTTGACCCATGGCGTTGTTTGCGCCCAAAGGCTGAATGCCAGATCCACTTTTGACCATATCTTGTCCGTTGCGGACACCCGCATAGAGATTGTCTCGAAGTGCTCAACGCTGACACCCTCGAATCGATGCGATGCCACGGCTGTGAAAAACACTTCGCGTTCGCGCTGATGGAGTGCCACCGATGCACGCACGATCAGACCCATTCATGGACGGAAGCACCGGCCGTCGATGTGGTTAACACGCTCAAGTGCGACGAGTGCGGCAGCACGCTGCGGATGGACGCGACAAGTATGAGCGATTTCTGAGCGCCCGCGCAGCCTGGCCATCGCGACGACAAGAGGGCACCCATTTCATCAACTCTTCGAGTCGATCGATACCCAATTTGGGATCGCGCTTTCGGATTTATCTGATGGACTAGCGAAAACCCAAAACCTATAAAGAACGCTTCCGACTCAGCGCCAGATCCGACCGATGCGTCATCCTCAGCTGTCTCCCAGCACTCAGCCATCGCCTGCTAGAAGCATCATGATCGTGGAGGACCACCCAATGGTGGCCGACACGACGAAGGCAATGCTGCATGCCATGTCGAGCGAAGACCCCATCACGATCACAACACATGCGACGGCCAAGGAAGTGATACAAGCCTTGGAAGCGCAATCCCAGCGTTGGGATCTCA
This region includes:
- a CDS encoding DNA-methyltransferase, which produces MGIKSKNLPRPVIGATATAIEGRFPEVNVLPRIQLILADSLQWMTERDENSVHAIVTDPPYGLKEYEPTDHLKLRSGKGGVWRIPPSFDGARRAPLPRFTVLTPAEREALTTFFKAFAHQARRILVPGGHLIIASNPLVSSTTFAALESSGLEKRGELIRLVATLRGGDRPKGAEDEFPDVSVMPRSGWEPWGLFRKPISESTVAANLRKWGTGGFMRTAGDEPFWDVFECAPARPHERELAPHPSIKPQKLMRHIVRAALPMGNGVIYDPFSGSGSTLAAAASVGYSAIGTERDPTYFAMASRAIPQLANLVVR
- a CDS encoding phage integrase family protein; this encodes MKASRARKLHRDHFAFMRAVVQGVDLRASWERYLRLEGESVDLRRVRGTIAWIRAEFAAAARREARLGTARLVLIDAQQLGEGAAVPTLAEFAAERGLEEFSESEQTEAYEQEFGAAARLGSRRARLIARQLEALRWLESVAADEPRAGDGVHSWLMPSLADRIEAAGMPTLFTLIERVNGIGARWWTGVQGVGALKAERIVEWLRLHEGSIGLCIGAQALKARTQLAPAELARVVPLATALVPLEKFVVPSELSGREGRFRAAREQCLLEADNDYGAIAAWLNSKGRLGGADDVRAGAKGGEPESATQRSYRKEAERLLLWAILERGKALSSLTVEDAMAFASFLQAPPEAWCGPRHRQRWSPLWRPLEGPLSAVALRQSLTIVRSLYAFLVAQHYVTGNPFAAVSSPRSPARPLGSNRSLSVEQWEQFEAFVRSDASSERASRERTARAVRWLYATGLRTAEICAARCAHLEQFVYTDAEGSEGRGWLLNVIGKGDKYRQVPIPDHLVAELGKALVGCGNAREPDAPENAEVAILASFEEPGAAALQPWTASGLYKAMKAAFARCAEQLPSQDGAAAERLRRASTHWLRHTHGTHALNGRPGHAPVPIQVIQNNLGHASIGTTSGYLTTEKQERLRAMQGFWAGADG
- a CDS encoding YkgJ family cysteine cluster protein: MEIDHSVEATKARMQVRRDALLSALPDDFKAREDGLPARIRGENASLQTKLGRIYALVDEYSALRAPYVACREGCADCCRMNVQISSIEAARIERATGRKARALTRSLRYDDGKFAGVACPFLKEDACSIYEQRPFVCRNHASLDVDAHWCDPQRMATVKLPLVELGGVKQAMLEVMVQSKQPVLADIRDFFPIT
- a CDS encoding Fic family protein is translated as MPVLFELLRDERSAAVRAVLGHFAFVFIHPYVDGNGRLGRFIMNAMLASGGFPWTLLRLEDRDAT
- a CDS encoding cold shock domain-containing protein, translated to MTLVGKLISWNDERGFGFIAPRDGGRELFVHISAFPRDDSRPTVGETLTYELGRGKDGKPQAVNVYRQALGKPSTYPRAQMRTNHARRSPVQALISVVLVFAIGAFGYVQYQRHVARIQPASASVIQNAAVTESAQSNFRCDGRTYCSQMTSCAEAKFFLKNCPGTRMDGNHDGVPCEQQWCTSPLAK